In the Pseudanabaena sp. PCC 7367 genome, one interval contains:
- a CDS encoding 5-(carboxyamino)imidazole ribonucleotide synthase, whose product MKATDKPQLRQKIGVIGGGQLAWMMAIAAKKLKISVQVLAASDQDPAVSEAATAIIGAIDDPQSVKELAAISDVITFENEFVDLDLLETIPDAIFAPSLENLRLLVDKFSQRIHLQQLGIATPKFFAIEQETDLLEKARSLGFPVVLKARRHGYDGKGTAVAETEVELLSAWAEMGQVPAMLEEFVNFNRELAVMVARSATGDCVVYPVVETIQRNQVCHRVIAPAQIPMPIITQIRAIAQKLVNSLDAVGIFGIEFFLSRSGTISVNEVAPRTHNSGHYSIEACQTSQFTQLLRVVSNRKLGKVAMTTPVAAMMNLLGYETTDPDYAVQREKLAELSNAHVHWYGKPESRPGRKLGHITILADSYGQLENVCKQAEAIWYGNPDA is encoded by the coding sequence TTGAAGGCAACGGATAAACCACAACTTAGACAAAAAATTGGCGTGATTGGCGGTGGCCAGCTTGCCTGGATGATGGCGATCGCGGCCAAGAAACTCAAAATATCTGTGCAAGTGTTGGCAGCAAGCGATCAAGACCCGGCTGTATCAGAAGCAGCGACGGCCATAATCGGTGCGATCGATGATCCGCAATCAGTCAAAGAATTAGCCGCCATTAGCGATGTAATTACCTTTGAAAATGAATTTGTCGATCTAGATTTGCTAGAGACCATACCCGATGCAATTTTTGCCCCAAGCCTAGAGAACCTGCGTTTGCTGGTGGATAAATTTAGCCAGCGCATTCATTTACAACAGCTTGGCATCGCTACGCCGAAATTTTTTGCGATCGAGCAAGAAACTGACCTGCTCGAAAAGGCGCGATCGCTTGGTTTCCCAGTTGTGCTCAAGGCACGGCGACATGGCTATGATGGCAAGGGGACAGCCGTAGCAGAAACCGAGGTTGAACTATTGAGCGCCTGGGCAGAGATGGGGCAGGTGCCCGCGATGCTAGAAGAATTTGTGAACTTCAATCGTGAATTAGCGGTGATGGTGGCGCGTTCCGCGACCGGTGATTGTGTCGTTTATCCGGTGGTGGAGACGATCCAGCGCAATCAGGTTTGTCATCGGGTGATCGCGCCGGCGCAAATTCCCATGCCGATTATTACCCAAATTAGGGCGATCGCCCAAAAATTAGTCAACAGCCTGGATGCGGTTGGTATTTTTGGAATTGAGTTTTTCCTCAGCCGCAGTGGCACAATTAGCGTAAATGAAGTTGCGCCCCGCACCCATAATTCTGGCCACTATTCGATCGAAGCCTGCCAGACCTCTCAATTCACTCAGCTATTGCGCGTTGTCAGCAATCGCAAACTGGGCAAGGTGGCAATGACTACGCCGGTGGCAGCAATGATGAATTTGCTGGGATATGAGACTACCGATCCTGATTATGCCGTCCAGCGCGAGAAATTGGCTGAATTGTCCAATGCCCATGTACATTGGTATGGCAAGCCTGAATCCCGTCCTGGTCGCAAACTTGGCCATATTACAATTCTGGCTGATAGTTATGGCCAGTTGGAGAATGTTTGTAAGCAGGCGGAGGCGATCTGGTATGGCAATCCCGATGCTTAA
- the purE gene encoding 5-(carboxyamino)imidazole ribonucleotide mutase, protein MTESAQVSIIMGSDSDLPTMQGAIAICQKFNIRHEVAIISAHRTPERMVEFAQQAHDRGIQVIIAGAGGAAHLPGMVAAISPLPVIGVPVASRHLSGLDSLYSIVQMPRGIPVATVAIGNAENAGLLAVQILAANRPELLKQVIAYRQELKNTVLEKQERLSQIGIANYLNQS, encoded by the coding sequence ATGACTGAATCAGCACAGGTAAGCATTATCATGGGTAGCGACTCCGATCTACCCACCATGCAAGGGGCGATCGCCATTTGCCAAAAATTCAATATCCGCCACGAAGTAGCGATTATTTCTGCCCATCGCACCCCTGAACGAATGGTGGAATTTGCCCAACAAGCCCACGATCGCGGTATTCAGGTAATTATTGCCGGAGCCGGTGGTGCAGCTCATCTGCCAGGTATGGTGGCCGCCATCTCGCCACTGCCAGTGATTGGCGTGCCAGTGGCCAGTAGACACCTCAGCGGCCTGGACTCACTCTATTCGATCGTGCAAATGCCACGTGGTATTCCGGTGGCAACGGTGGCGATCGGTAACGCAGAAAATGCTGGCCTGCTGGCAGTGCAAATTTTAGCTGCTAATCGGCCGGAATTATTAAAGCAAGTAATAGCTTATCGCCAGGAACTAAAGAACACGGTACTGGAAAAGCAAGAGCGGCTCAGCCAAATTGGCATAGCTAATTATTTGAATCAGTCCTAA
- a CDS encoding pentapeptide repeat-containing protein encodes MNARELLSRYAAGETDFRGASLRNMSVHDADLINADLSQANLQGISLVFSYLMRVNLRQSVLIGAKLSGSNLNQAHLSEAKLNDVDLHGAALVGATLVNADLTFAVLIDANLMNADLRSANLSGANLAGACLKGATLRRASKNITSLRNANLRRADLRGADLSEANLAGADLRGADLSEANLANTDLTGANLAEAIMRGTGLTEANLTGANLANAYMQNVRTERANLSEADLQGTNLDLAVMSMANLSKSNLSEASLYRANLNGTDLSRTNLSGANLREAQLVESYMARTNLTNADLADALLARAELSSANLLNANLKGATMPDGSIATD; translated from the coding sequence ATGAATGCCAGAGAATTGCTATCCCGATATGCTGCCGGAGAGACTGACTTCCGGGGTGCGTCCCTGCGTAATATGTCCGTCCATGATGCAGATTTAATTAATGCCGATCTCTCCCAGGCGAATTTGCAAGGCATCAGCCTAGTTTTTTCTTATTTGATGCGAGTGAACCTAAGGCAATCGGTGTTGATTGGTGCAAAGCTCAGTGGCTCAAATCTCAATCAGGCACACCTGAGCGAAGCCAAGCTCAATGATGTCGATCTACATGGGGCAGCATTAGTGGGAGCAACTCTGGTCAATGCCGATCTCACCTTTGCGGTGTTGATCGATGCCAATTTGATGAATGCCGATCTCCGCAGTGCCAACCTGAGCGGTGCCAACCTGGCTGGGGCTTGCCTAAAGGGCGCAACTCTACGGCGTGCCTCTAAAAACATTACTAGCCTGCGCAATGCTAATTTACGACGTGCCGATCTACGCGGTGCCGATCTCAGTGAGGCTAATTTGGCTGGAGCCGATCTGCGCGGTGCTGACCTCAGTGAGGCTAATCTGGCCAACACCGATCTTACTGGGGCAAACCTGGCCGAAGCGATTATGCGTGGTACAGGTCTTACTGAAGCAAACTTAACTGGCGCTAACCTGGCCAACGCATATATGCAAAATGTTCGCACTGAACGAGCAAATTTATCAGAAGCCGATCTCCAAGGCACAAACTTAGATCTGGCGGTGATGTCAATGGCTAATCTAAGTAAATCAAACCTGAGCGAGGCTAGCTTGTATCGGGCGAATTTGAACGGCACCGATCTCAGCCGCACCAATCTCAGTGGTGCCAATCTGCGCGAAGCCCAGTTGGTTGAATCCTACATGGCGCGGACTAATCTCACCAACGCTGATTTGGCCGATGCTTTGCTGGCGCGGGCAGAACTTAGTAGTGCCAATTTGCTCAATGCCAACCTAAAAGGGGCAACCATGCCCGATGGTTCGATCGCTACTGATTAA
- a CDS encoding adenylate/guanylate cyclase domain-containing protein has product MEQEAITSTSKSQRTLAAIALTDGVNFNNRITENEAHTLGLINRDLQFMRDHCGQFEGKVLRSTGSGLLMYFPSAIDAVKCALEIQTTFGQAASTLAPTDVLSHRIGIQLGDIYISETDATGTGVNIAARLQMEAEPGTICVSQTVYDVVKNSLELNAEFLGEQEIQNITGSIGIYLLRPASVQDHNGNDQALITETSIKTDDHAIAPATPGVDMELFDEIVANLEQSSDLLRIKRLILFACMNKWETSQEKLDKLSLKGLIAELIEITQTTEKLKELLSSIVHGTSKPDLYAQVADSIISEVGWLYAGFQASAQSQPALIPQASILQTSGSSDRVATPILERSAYNQLAESLMVSDKTNRIKKIIYYLSRGTWENNINSLDIESLGALLQELHRLNPTLESLELALSEIIKLISKPREYTAAASTLVRILHPLYDPPGTEKNANTNTNTNAFTGQNEVVPFIVNAPAGADSTQGDQEYANQPNPELESPEAAEHFDPHFDREVAIAQMALFDLRLTIIKYVTPLRAKLLCFYALYENYGNNAQNNQDLNQVRNYEFDDLLRELISKYEDLENLNQKLLATASQFEDTDQYTQAAQVLISALKPIYQELNPEPQ; this is encoded by the coding sequence ATGGAACAAGAAGCAATTACCTCAACCTCAAAGTCCCAAAGAACCCTAGCGGCGATCGCACTGACTGATGGGGTCAACTTCAACAACCGCATCACAGAAAATGAAGCGCATACTCTGGGTTTGATCAACCGGGATTTGCAATTCATGCGTGACCATTGTGGGCAATTTGAGGGCAAAGTGCTGAGATCTACTGGCAGTGGATTGTTGATGTATTTCCCCAGTGCGATCGATGCGGTTAAATGTGCCCTAGAAATTCAAACCACCTTTGGACAAGCCGCCTCAACCCTAGCGCCAACTGATGTACTCAGTCATCGCATTGGCATTCAATTAGGGGATATTTATATTAGTGAAACCGATGCCACCGGAACCGGCGTAAATATTGCCGCCAGGTTGCAGATGGAAGCAGAGCCAGGCACAATTTGTGTCTCGCAAACGGTCTATGATGTGGTCAAAAATAGCCTGGAGCTAAATGCGGAGTTTTTGGGTGAGCAAGAAATTCAAAATATAACCGGTTCGATCGGGATTTATCTGCTCCGCCCCGCCTCTGTTCAGGATCATAATGGCAATGATCAAGCGTTGATCACAGAAACAAGCATCAAAACCGATGATCATGCGATCGCCCCAGCAACCCCAGGCGTTGACATGGAACTGTTTGACGAAATAGTCGCTAACTTAGAGCAAAGTAGCGATCTGCTGAGAATCAAACGGTTAATTCTATTTGCCTGCATGAATAAATGGGAAACCAGCCAGGAAAAGCTAGATAAACTCAGCCTCAAGGGGTTGATTGCCGAATTGATTGAAATTACCCAAACCACAGAAAAGCTGAAGGAGTTGCTTTCGAGTATTGTGCATGGCACCAGCAAGCCGGATCTTTATGCCCAGGTAGCCGATTCAATTATTAGTGAGGTGGGCTGGCTCTATGCTGGCTTTCAGGCCTCGGCTCAAAGTCAACCAGCTTTAATACCTCAAGCTTCAATATTACAGACCAGTGGGAGTAGCGATCGCGTTGCTACCCCAATCCTGGAGCGATCGGCCTATAACCAGTTGGCTGAGTCTTTGATGGTGAGCGATAAGACTAACCGGATCAAAAAAATAATTTATTACCTCAGTCGCGGCACCTGGGAAAACAATATCAATAGTCTGGACATTGAATCTTTGGGGGCTCTGCTCCAAGAGTTGCACCGCCTTAACCCCACCCTGGAATCCTTGGAATTAGCCCTGTCTGAGATCATCAAGTTAATCAGCAAGCCCAGGGAATATACCGCCGCCGCCAGTACATTGGTGCGAATTTTGCATCCCTTGTATGATCCCCCTGGTACGGAGAAGAATGCAAATACAAATACAAATACAAATGCATTCACTGGGCAAAATGAAGTGGTGCCATTTATTGTTAATGCCCCAGCGGGAGCTGATTCGACTCAAGGCGATCAAGAATATGCTAACCAGCCTAACCCTGAACTAGAAAGCCCAGAAGCCGCCGAACATTTCGATCCGCATTTCGATCGAGAAGTGGCGATCGCCCAGATGGCATTATTTGACCTGCGCCTCACCATCATCAAATATGTCACGCCGCTACGCGCCAAGCTGCTCTGTTTTTATGCCCTCTATGAGAACTATGGCAATAATGCCCAGAATAACCAAGATCTTAACCAGGTGCGTAATTATGAGTTCGATGATCTACTCAGGGAGCTAATTAGCAAGTATGAAGATCTAGAAAATCTCAACCAAAAATTACTTGCCACTGCCAGCCAATTTGAAGATACCGATCAATATACCCAGGCTGCTCAAGTGCTGATTTCGGCGCTTAAGCCAATTTATCAGGAACTAAACCCGGAACCTCAATAG